In Phycisphaerae bacterium RAS1, the genomic window ACTTCGTACGTCGATTCGATAAACAATCCGTTGGTCTCGCCGATTCCGGGGGGTAATTCTCCTAATGCCCGGGCAGGGCCGCTATCAACTGCTCGATTTCGTCAGGCGAGTTATAAAAATGCGGGCTGGCGCGTAAACGTCCGAGCCTGCTGGCGATAACGATCTTGAACTCGCTCCGCAGGTGCTTGCGCAGCGCTTGCATGTCGTGCTTGTCGGAGGAAAAGGAGACGATCCCGCTCCACTCGCTGGCCGTGCGCGGGCTGAGCACGTGCCAGCGCTTCCGCTTCAGTCCTTCAACCAACTGGTCGGTCAGGGCCTTGATCCGCACCTGAATCTGGTCGATCCCGACCTGCAGGAACAGGTCGATCGAGGCCCCCAGCGCGCACACGCCGGCGAGGTTGTAGACCCCGCTGTCAAAGCGCCGCGCGTCGTCGTGCAGATCGATCCGCATGTCCAGCGAGTCATAATCGTGCTTCATCGACATGTAGCCGATTTCCGGCGGCCGGATGTGCCCGATCAGCTCGCGCCGACAGTAAAAGAAGCCTGCGCCCTCGGGGCCGCAGAGCCACTTATGGCCGTCAGCGGCGAGAAAGTCGATGTTCATCGCGCGTACGTCAATGGGATGGACACCGAGGGCTTGTATTGCATCCACGAAGAGCAGAACGCCCTTTTCCTTGCAGAGCTCGCCGAGCCGGGTCAGGTCGATGCGGAACCCGTTGGCCCACTGCACCGCTGAAATCGCTACCAGCCGGGTGCGTTT contains:
- the sufS gene encoding Cysteine desulfurase — translated: MYDFEAVRPQFPITRNFNFQNHAAVAPMSGPAAEAMIGYARELAESAYLSGAYYRAADRVRQSAARLINADPSEVTFTKNTSEGICYVANGVQWLTGDNVVSTTMEFAANVYPWMNLEHRGVALKRVQEEDGRIPFDRIARAIDKRTRLVAISAVQWANGFRIDLTRLGELCKEKGVLLFVDAIQALGVHPIDVRAMNIDFLAADGHKWLCGPEGAGFFYCRRELIGHIRPPEIGYMSMKHDYDSLDMRIDLHDDARRFDSGVYNLAGVCALGASIDLFLQVGIDQIQVRIKALTDQLVEGLKRKRWHVLSPRTASEWSGIVSFSSDKHDMQALRKHLRSEFKIVIASRLGRLRASPHFYNSPDEIEQLIAALPGH